CTGAAGAAATATTCCAAATTATGGGCTCACTCGGTCCCCACACGCACCTCATGGATTCGCTACGCACCGGTCTTTCCGCGTTAGCCACATTTGATCCCGCCTTAACCGACCGTGATCTGGAGAATACCTGGCGGCAAGCCTTGATCTTGTTGGCCACCATGCCGACCATCGTCGCCAACAGCTACCATATCAAGAATCATGAGCCGGTGATTTATCCGGATCCCACCCTGAGTTATTCTCGCAATTTCCTTAAGATGATTACAGGCCGGATACCCGACGATACCGAAACTCGAGCGTTTGATCAATTACTGACGGTATATAGTGAACATGAGATGCCCAATTCCACGTTTACGGCGATTGTCATCGCTTCAACATTATCTGATATGTATGGCGCTTTAGTGGGCGCGATTGCCTCTCTAAAAGGCACATTGCATGGTGGCGCTAATGAGGCCGTGATGAAAATGCTTTTGGAAATGCAAACCCCTGATCAAGTCGAACCGTATCTCATGGCCAAATTAGCCAAAAAAGAACGGATAATGGGATTTGGGCACCGCGTTTATATGCGAAAGCCTGATCCCCGCGCTCTTTTGATGAAGGAATCCCTAAAAGAGCTTGTTGCCATCAAAGGGCACCACGATCTTTACGAAATGTGTGTCAAAGGCGAAGAAGTGATGCAACGAGAAAAAGGTTTATTCCCCAATTTAGATTATTATGCAGCTCCGGTCTATTATTTACTCGACGTGCCCATTGAACTGTACACGCCGATCTTTTTTGCGGCTCGTACGGCGGGTCTCGTAGCGCATGTTCGTGAACAATATGAGCATAACCGGTTATTCCGTCCCCGAGTTCTCTATACAGGACCACGGAATTTACATCCTTAAAGACCGGGTTCAAATATCGGGTTCGATCCTAGTGATTTTACGGATAAGATTGTCACGGGATTTTTGAAGAGAAAGGACTGTTGTGATTGTCACATCATAAAGGTGAAGCCTCCATGGTTCCTGATAGCGTGTTAACCGAAATTGCCGATTATGTTTTGACAACTCCCATCACGAGTCAAGAAGCCTATCATATGGCTAAATGGGTCTTATTTGATGCGATGGGTTCTGGAATATTGGCTCTCAATTATCCAGAATGCCGGAAATTAATTGGGCCATGGGTCCCAGGGACCACATCTTTAGGAGGCTGCCCCATTCCCGGCACATATCTTGAACTCGATCCCATTCAAGCCGCTTTTAGCATTAGCTGTATGAACCGGTGGTTGGATTATAACGATACTTGGCTCGCGCAAGAATGGGGACACCCTTCTGACAACATTGGTGCGATTTTGGCCACGGCGATTTGGAAAAGCCAGCAGAATATGCAAGATTCTCGACCTCCCTTATCCATGCATGAGGTCCTCACGGCAATTATTAAAGCGCATGAAATCCAAGGAGTCCTTGCCTTGGGCAACAGTTTAAACCGTGTCGGACTAGATCATGTTTTGTTTGTGAAAATTGCTTCCACCGCTCTAAGCGCCTACCTGTTAGAAGCTAACCGTCAACAAATCATTAATGCCTTGTCCAACGCATGGATTGATAACGGGAGTTTAAGGACGTACCGCCATTTTCCTAATACGGGATCACGCAAATCCTGGGCCGCAGCGGACGCAACCAGTCGTGCTGTGCGCCTCAGTTTTTTGGCTTTAACCGGTGAAATGGGTTATCCAACAGCTCTTTCCGCCCCCGAATGGGGTTTTAACGATGTTGTCATGCATCACAATCCTATTCGCTTGGTTCAACCGTTGAGTTCATATGTCATCGAACATGTCTTGTTTAAAATTTCGTATCCGGCGGAATTTCACGGACAAACGGCCGTAGAAGCGGCTATTCGGCTTCATCCACTGGTTTCCCAACGTCTTGATGAAATTGCTGAAATCGTTATTGAAACCCAAGAATCCGCCATGCGCATTATCAACAAAACGGGACCATTACAGAATCCCGCCGACCGTGATCATTGTTTGCAATATATGACCGCCGTAGGTTTGTTAAAAGGCTCCTTAACCGCGGAAGATTATTTGGATGAAGCCGCCATGAATCCCGAGATTGATCGTTTGCGCGCCAAAATGACGGTTAAAGAAAACCCGCAATTTTCCCAGGACTATCTGGATCCTGACAAACGCTCTATTGCTAACGCCATTCAGATTTATTTTCAAGATGGATCCATGACACCAAAGATTACAGTCGAATACCCTATTGGCCACCGCAACCGCCGCCACGAAGCCGAAGAACCCTTGATGCACAAGCTTCATTCGAATTTACTATCGTGGTACGTGCCTAATAAGGTGGATCGTTTGTTGCAATTATTCCACGATCCGGACTTTGACAATATGAGTGTGCTCGAGTTTATTAAACCATGGAAGTTATAGCAAGGGGGTGTATCTGATGGCTTGGCTTTTTGAAGAACCCTTATCGCAGAAGGATTTAGCCGAACAATTTCGTGGATTAATGCAAGGTCAACATATATTAAAAATTCCTGGCGCGCACGACGCAATGGCCGCCCTCGTAGCGAAATCCGTGGGGTTTCAGGCTTTATACCTATCGGGCGCAGCCTATACGGCGAGCCGTGGCCTACCGGACATTGGTTTAATCAGTGCGTCAGAGGTAGCGGAGAGAGCACGAGACATCATCCGAGCGACCAATCTTCCCCTACTTGTTGATGTTGATACCGGATTTGGCGGAATTCTCAACGCTGCCCGAACCGCCCGTGAAATGGCAGAATCTCGTGTCGCTGCGATTCAAATTGAAGATCAGGATTTACCCAAAAAATGTGGTCATCTCAATGGCAAGAGCCTCATTACCGCGGACGAAATGGTGGCCAAAATTCGAGCCATCAAACAGGTGGTTCCTGACATGGTGATCGTGGCCCGGACAGACGCCTACAGCGTTGAAGGCCTGTCATCGGCCATTGAGCGCGCCACGCAATATATTCAAGCAGGAGCCGATGCCATTTTTCCTGAGTCTCTCGATTCTCCGGACAGTTTTCAGGAGATGGCACGTTCAATCCCCGCTCCATTATTGGCCAATATGACGGAGTTTGGCCGAACTCCTTACTATTCAGCACAGGAATTTGAAGATTGGGGCTACCGGATGGTGATTTATCCCGTATCATCGCTGCGTGTGGCGGCTAAAGCTTATGAACGGTTATATCAAACCTTGGCAGCGACCGGCACCCAGATCAATCTCCTAGAGGATATGCAAACCCGTCAAGAACTTTATGACCTCATTCGCTATTGGGATTACGAGTCGCTCGACGCGAATATTGCCCAAACAATCTTACCCACCTTACCTGACACGCAAAACAAAGGGTGACCCATATGGGTCACCCTTTTTAAACTTCAGTAGTTTGCTCGATGTTACACCTCATCCAAGGCGCGAATGATTTGGGATAAGGACGATTTGGCGTCACCGAAGAGCATCGACGTTTTGGGATTGGTGTAAAGCGGATTGTCAATGCCCGCAAAACCCGGATTCATACCACGTTTGAGAACGATGACCCGCTGCGCCTGATCCACATTTAAAATTGGCATACCATATAAGGGACTACCGGGTTGATTTCGCGCCGCAGGATTGGTCACATCGTTAGCCCCTATGACCAAAACGACATCGGTCTGCGGGAATTGTGGGTTAATCGCATCCATTTCATATAGGCTGTCATAAGGCACGTCAGCTTCCGCCAGCAAGACATTCATATGACCGGGCATCCGTCCGGCGACCGGGTGAATACCAAATCGCACATTAACGCCACGTTCAGTCAATTTCTCCATCAATTGCCGTACCTCTTGCTGGGCCCGGGCGACTGCCAATCCGTATCCCGGAACAATGACTACGTTGCGGGCATATGCCAAAATGGTGGCTACATCTTCCACATTAGCGGTTTGAACCACGCCATCGCTCTCGCCAACGGCACCAGGCGCACCGCTCGCCACTTTCCCAAATGCACCAAAAATAATGTTTTGAATCGGCCGATTCATGGCCCGGCTCATTTGTTGCGTCAGAATGGTTCCAGAAGCCCCGACTAAAGCACCGGCAATAATTAACACGTTATTAGCCAGCAAAAATCCGGTTGCGGCAGCGGCTAGTCCTGTAAACGCATTGAGGAGGGAAATCACCACAGGCATGTCCGCCCCACCAATGGGAAGAACGACCAGAAATCCCAACACTGCCGCAAGAATAATGTAAATGGTTAATAATGTGAAATCTTGCGTGCCACCGGATACGCTCATATAAATACCTAAGACCACAGCGACTAACAACAAAATGCCGTTAAAAAGTTTTTGTCCGCCAAAGGTAATTGGCCGGCCACTCACCCATTCTTGTAATTTGGCAAAGGCGAGTAAACTTCCTGTAAAGCTTAGCGATCCAATCAATACTGTCAACAAAGCACTGATTGAGGCCCCTGGTGAGGAAATCCCATGGACCCAATTCGAATGAAGTTCGCCAATAGACACCAAAGAGGCTGCACCGCCGCCCATGCCATTGAATAATGCCACCATCTGAGGCATAGCCGTCATCCGTACCTTTTTGGCAGCGTATGTTCCCGCAATAGCACCTAGAATGAGCGTCAAACCAATGAGTCCCCAGGAAAATGAGTGATAACGAATCACGGTAACGATAAAGGCAATTACCATACCACTGGCCGCGATTAAGTTTCCCGAACGCGCTGTCGCTGGTGAACGTAAGCGCATGACGCCGAGAATGAATAAAATAGCGGTCAATAAATAGCCGACTTGCAAAAGAATATTCATCTACTGTTCACTCCGTAGGCCGTTCGGCAGATTTTTTCTTAAACATGCCTAAGATTCTATCGGTGACCACATAGCCCCCGACAACATTGAGTGTCGCCAAAAATACGGCAGCCACGCTAATGGCCACATCCAATGCTCCATGGACAGACGCGGCTAAGGCAATAGCGCCAACGAGGATAATTCCGTGAATAGCATTGGTGGCTGACATCAAAGGGGTGTGTAGTACAGAGGGCACTTTAGAAATCAGCTGGAAGCCCACAAAAACAGCCAACACGAAAATATAGACTTCAATGAGCAAATGACTAGACATTCAGCAATCAACTCCTTACCTGTGTCATGCGTTTAGCCAATACATCATGCAAAATTTGGCCATCGCGCAGAATCATGGTACGTGCGACAATTTCGTCGCTGAAATCTAGTTCTTTCCCTTCTTGTCCCAACCCCATGGAAAATAAATGCGTCAGGAAGTTGAAAACATTGCGCGAATACAGTTGGCTGGCATGGGGAGCCAATTGGGAAGTAATATTCAATGGCGCTTCAATAATCACCCCATTGTCGGTTACCGTTCGTTCTCCGGGTCGACTTAATTCGCAGTTTCCTCCTGTCTCGGCCGCTAAATCGACAATCACAGAACCAGGCCGCATATTAGCCACCATCTCTTTGGTCACCAAAAGAGGAGCAGGTTTTCCCGGAATGAGGGCCGTGGTAATCACCACATCTGCTTCCGCCACGGGTTTAGACAACAGTTTAATTTCTTGTTGATGAAGGTCTTCCGCCAACGCTTGGGCATATCCGTCCTGAGTTTGCTGCGTTTGAATTTCCAAGGTCAAAAAAGAGGCACCCAAACTTTCGACTTGTTCTCGCACCACGGGACGGGTATCAAACGCTTGGACAACCGCCCCAAGACGGTGGGTCGTCGCAATGGCTTGAAGACCCGCAACACCCGCTCCTAAAACCAACACATGAGCCGGGGTAATGGTACCAGCTGCGGTCATCAACAAGGGAAAAAAGCGCGGAAGTTGTTCAGCGCCAATTAAGGCGGCACGATATCCGGCTACTGTACTCATGGAGGATAATACGTCCATACTTTGAGCACGGCTTATCCGTGGAATCGCATCCATACTAAATGCGGTCAGTTTATTCTGCAACATTAATTCAAATGTTTCAGGCGGGGATGACAAGGGCCCAAGCATACCGATAATGATGGTTCCTGGTTTTAAATAGGCATACGGTGATGACGGCCCAAAATCAGAATTTTGAACAGTCACCACAATATTCGCGGGTTTCATCCATTGGACATCCGGTTTCACAATTTCTGCCCCTGCGTCCCGGTAGTGCTGATCGGAAAATCCAGATTCAATTCCGGCCCCCTCTTCCACAAGCACTTGATGATTTAACTTCGTGAGACGGGCAACCGTTTCTGGTACAAGTGAAACGCGGCGCTCTCGAGGGCCCCGCTCACGAGGAACGGCAATAATCATGTTTCATATAACCTCCAGACCGCACGTGCGGTAAAATAGTCATCGACTTATTCAAAACTGCGAATATTATTCAATTTATCTCCGATTGCGAACTTCCTGTCAATATTCACGGAGAGAAAGGATACGACGGTGTGATCCTCTGTCATGATTTACCCCACCAGGTATGATTGACGATATCATAAGCCCATATGGCTGGCAATTGCTAAATCTTATTATTTCCCTATATACAGACAATCCCATGCGTTTACGGACGTGATCTCCCCGAGGATAAAGCTCGCGATGCATAAAACAGAGTTGTCATGAAACAGTGTGAGTCAAGACTAAAGAGGCTTTTAAGTTCTCTAATAAAGCTTTGTCTGTTTGCCTGGACGAACAACCCATTGTTCTTGGCGGCTTAGGCTAAAGCACCTCATTTCTCTGGCCTATGGGGGTATTCACAAACAACAATAAATTTGGTCGGCGCTCGCCTCGATCCTGCTCATCATCAAAACACTTTCTAAGGGTCCCGTGACACTTTTCTCATTCTCCCATTCAGATTCTGCGTAAATACAGTGGACGCATATATAGATGTCTTGGAAAACAATAGCAGGGTTGATAGTGTGTCCCCTATCCTTTCTTAGCTGTCGATAGATTTGTAGAGTGGCGAAGAGAACAAGCCGTTTCCTGGAAGGGGTTTCATCTATTACTATTCATAGTAACAGGATAAGCGAGATCCAGTGGCTCGTTGCAACCTTGAGGAAGGTATTCACCACTGAGAATAACAAATAAGGACGGTGGAATATGTCCTCTTGGCAAGAATTGATCATTCAGTATTTTGGCAAGGCAACCCTGACGCCACTAACGGGCGGTTCATTGGCCGAAAGCTATGTGCTATCTACCCGTACGTCCCGCTATTTTGTTAAATATTACGACCCTTCTTGGATAAAAGATACCCATATAGCGCGGCGTGAGGCTTCAGCGTTAAAGGCTCTAAAACAGGCAGCATGGCCAGTTCCCGACGTGATCTTAAGCCATGATTCCTTTCTTGTTTTGTCATGGATAGACCACGGATCGACCGCTTATAAAGAAAAAGCTGGTCACATTTTCGGTGAACGCCTTGCCAAAGTCCATCAACACGTTGTAAGTTCCTTCTCTTTGCCATGGGGAAACGGCATTGGTATTGTTCAGCATCCGTCTTCAAATTATTTCATGGCCGGCGATTTTTATTGGGAAATCCGTCTCGCCCCCCTAGTCAAATCATTATCCAGCCAATATCCCTTTCTTGGCTCATTAAAAGACTATGAAACCCCAATCCGACAATTTTTGAATCAGACCGTGACATTTCCCACATTGGTCCATGGTGACTTATGGAGCGGGAATTTCCTCTGGCAATCCGACAGTTCTCCTTATGTCATCGATCCGGCTAGTTATTATGGCGATCCCGTATCGGACATTGCTTTCTCAGAGCTTTTCGGAGGATTTCCCCGTTCGTTTTATCACTCTTACTGGCTCACAATGGGTTCGGATCCGCATTATCCCTGCAAAAAACCCATTTACCAACTATATCATGCCTTGGTTCACCTGAAATTATTTGGACAGGCCTATATCGGTTTAAGCAAAAGTCTCATTGACCAAATAAGGGAGAGCCCTTGTCTTCCTAGGTAGCATAAGCGCGGTTGTACCAGGTTTAGAACTCGAGTACACTGGGAAAGTATGATTGGTCCGAAACATTTTTGCAACATTGGTGGGGCAGAATGTAGCAGGATAAACAAAGGAAGGTGCAGCATGGCAAACCCACAACGGTTATATAAATTTATTGGTGCCACTATAGTCGTATCCCTAGGTACTGCAGCTTTGGCTGGCTGTGGACAATCATCCACTACAGCGGCCAAACCTCTAGCGGTCGTCAACGGTACAGATATTACCAATTCGCAGTTGAATACCATGGTCCGCATGACGGAGCTTTTCAACGGTTCCACTTTGCCGAATACACATGCCGAAAAGGTTAATGAGGTTAAATATTTAGTCCAAGAAAAAAGTGTAGAAGATTGGGCACTCGCCCACCATCTCATTACTCAAGCCCAAGCCAAAGCGTCTGCCACATCCGTTATTACTAAGTCCATTGAACCTCAAGTCGGCGGAAAAACTGGCCTTGAGAAAATGTTGAAAAGTAAAGGCGTGACATACCAGCAATTAACGGATTATCTCACCGAACAAATGATATTGCAGCAAGCCTATAATCAGGCCACGAAAAATGTTAAACCGATTTCCACTGCCGCCGCCGAAGCTTTTTACAAAGCCAATCCACAATATTTTACGGGCACTCCTCAAGTCGAACTGCGCGAAATTACAGTCAAGACACAGGCTGAAGCTAGCGCTATTGAAAAGCAGTTAAAGGCAGGAGCTAGTTTTTCGG
The Sulfobacillus thermosulfidooxidans DNA segment above includes these coding regions:
- a CDS encoding bifunctional 2-methylcitrate dehydratase/aconitate hydratase, with the protein product MVPDSVLTEIADYVLTTPITSQEAYHMAKWVLFDAMGSGILALNYPECRKLIGPWVPGTTSLGGCPIPGTYLELDPIQAAFSISCMNRWLDYNDTWLAQEWGHPSDNIGAILATAIWKSQQNMQDSRPPLSMHEVLTAIIKAHEIQGVLALGNSLNRVGLDHVLFVKIASTALSAYLLEANRQQIINALSNAWIDNGSLRTYRHFPNTGSRKSWAAADATSRAVRLSFLALTGEMGYPTALSAPEWGFNDVVMHHNPIRLVQPLSSYVIEHVLFKISYPAEFHGQTAVEAAIRLHPLVSQRLDEIAEIVIETQESAMRIINKTGPLQNPADRDHCLQYMTAVGLLKGSLTAEDYLDEAAMNPEIDRLRAKMTVKENPQFSQDYLDPDKRSIANAIQIYFQDGSMTPKITVEYPIGHRNRRHEAEEPLMHKLHSNLLSWYVPNKVDRLLQLFHDPDFDNMSVLEFIKPWKL
- a CDS encoding NAD(P) transhydrogenase subunit alpha, producing MSSHLLIEVYIFVLAVFVGFQLISKVPSVLHTPLMSATNAIHGIILVGAIALAASVHGALDVAISVAAVFLATLNVVGGYVVTDRILGMFKKKSAERPTE
- the mmgD gene encoding citrate synthase is translated as MTILSDQNYRPGLEGVIATETTLSYLDVEQEQIVIRGYDLIELATKVDYLRVAYLLVAGHLPTETEYHAFTEQLTAGQKVPEEIFQIMGSLGPHTHLMDSLRTGLSALATFDPALTDRDLENTWRQALILLATMPTIVANSYHIKNHEPVIYPDPTLSYSRNFLKMITGRIPDDTETRAFDQLLTVYSEHEMPNSTFTAIVIASTLSDMYGALVGAIASLKGTLHGGANEAVMKMLLEMQTPDQVEPYLMAKLAKKERIMGFGHRVYMRKPDPRALLMKESLKELVAIKGHHDLYEMCVKGEEVMQREKGLFPNLDYYAAPVYYLLDVPIELYTPIFFAARTAGLVAHVREQYEHNRLFRPRVLYTGPRNLHP
- the prpB gene encoding methylisocitrate lyase — translated: MAWLFEEPLSQKDLAEQFRGLMQGQHILKIPGAHDAMAALVAKSVGFQALYLSGAAYTASRGLPDIGLISASEVAERARDIIRATNLPLLVDVDTGFGGILNAARTAREMAESRVAAIQIEDQDLPKKCGHLNGKSLITADEMVAKIRAIKQVVPDMVIVARTDAYSVEGLSSAIERATQYIQAGADAIFPESLDSPDSFQEMARSIPAPLLANMTEFGRTPYYSAQEFEDWGYRMVIYPVSSLRVAAKAYERLYQTLAATGTQINLLEDMQTRQELYDLIRYWDYESLDANIAQTILPTLPDTQNKG
- a CDS encoding NAD(P)(+) transhydrogenase (Re/Si-specific) subunit beta, which codes for MNILLQVGYLLTAILFILGVMRLRSPATARSGNLIAASGMVIAFIVTVIRYHSFSWGLIGLTLILGAIAGTYAAKKVRMTAMPQMVALFNGMGGGAASLVSIGELHSNWVHGISSPGASISALLTVLIGSLSFTGSLLAFAKLQEWVSGRPITFGGQKLFNGILLLVAVVLGIYMSVSGGTQDFTLLTIYIILAAVLGFLVVLPIGGADMPVVISLLNAFTGLAAAATGFLLANNVLIIAGALVGASGTILTQQMSRAMNRPIQNIIFGAFGKVASGAPGAVGESDGVVQTANVEDVATILAYARNVVIVPGYGLAVARAQQEVRQLMEKLTERGVNVRFGIHPVAGRMPGHMNVLLAEADVPYDSLYEMDAINPQFPQTDVVLVIGANDVTNPAARNQPGSPLYGMPILNVDQAQRVIVLKRGMNPGFAGIDNPLYTNPKTSMLFGDAKSSLSQIIRALDEV
- a CDS encoding fructosamine kinase family protein, with the protein product MSSWQELIIQYFGKATLTPLTGGSLAESYVLSTRTSRYFVKYYDPSWIKDTHIARREASALKALKQAAWPVPDVILSHDSFLVLSWIDHGSTAYKEKAGHIFGERLAKVHQHVVSSFSLPWGNGIGIVQHPSSNYFMAGDFYWEIRLAPLVKSLSSQYPFLGSLKDYETPIRQFLNQTVTFPTLVHGDLWSGNFLWQSDSSPYVIDPASYYGDPVSDIAFSELFGGFPRSFYHSYWLTMGSDPHYPCKKPIYQLYHALVHLKLFGQAYIGLSKSLIDQIRESPCLPR
- a CDS encoding Re/Si-specific NAD(P)(+) transhydrogenase subunit alpha; the encoded protein is MIIAVPRERGPRERRVSLVPETVARLTKLNHQVLVEEGAGIESGFSDQHYRDAGAEIVKPDVQWMKPANIVVTVQNSDFGPSSPYAYLKPGTIIIGMLGPLSSPPETFELMLQNKLTAFSMDAIPRISRAQSMDVLSSMSTVAGYRAALIGAEQLPRFFPLLMTAAGTITPAHVLVLGAGVAGLQAIATTHRLGAVVQAFDTRPVVREQVESLGASFLTLEIQTQQTQDGYAQALAEDLHQQEIKLLSKPVAEADVVITTALIPGKPAPLLVTKEMVANMRPGSVIVDLAAETGGNCELSRPGERTVTDNGVIIEAPLNITSQLAPHASQLYSRNVFNFLTHLFSMGLGQEGKELDFSDEIVARTMILRDGQILHDVLAKRMTQVRS
- a CDS encoding peptidyl-prolyl cis-trans isomerase, which gives rise to MANPQRLYKFIGATIVVSLGTAALAGCGQSSTTAAKPLAVVNGTDITNSQLNTMVRMTELFNGSTLPNTHAEKVNEVKYLVQEKSVEDWALAHHLITQAQAKASATSVITKSIEPQVGGKTGLEKMLKSKGVTYQQLTDYLTEQMILQQAYNQATKNVKPISTAAAEAFYKANPQYFTGTPQVELREITVKTQAEASAIEKQLKAGASFSALAQKDTINSALKSKGGEIGWVADSLQSLSPAVYKEISTLKPGQIGVTQGSHGYDVIELQATKAAQESPFSQVESEIKSNLLQTAQGNAYQTFAGKIEKQAKVTIYFK